Sequence from the Enhydrobacter sp. genome:
GCAGTGGCATCGTCCACAGCGAACGCACCGAACCGGAGATGCGGCGCACCGGCTTTCGCATGCACGGTGTCCAGACCTGGGTGGCCTTGCCGAAGAGTCACGAGGAGACGGCACCGGCCTTCGAGCACATTCCCGCGGCACGCTTGCCGTCCTGGCACGAGGGCACGGCGTCGCTGCGCCTCGTCGTCGGCACCTATGGCGGGCGCACCGCGCCGACCACGCATTTCTCGCCGACCTTCTATGTCGGTGCCGACATGGCGGCGGGCGCGCGCATCGCCGTTTCGCCCGAGCACGCCGAGCGGGCGGTCTACGTCGCCCACGGCGAGGTGGCGATCGGCGATCGGATGCTGACGGCGAGCGACCTCGCCGTACTGACATCGGGTGCGGCCGTGCCGATGATCGCCGGCGCGAACGGCGCGAAGGCGATGCTGCTGGGCGGGGCGCCGATCGACGGCCCACGGCACATCTGGTGGA
This genomic interval carries:
- a CDS encoding pirin family protein, which translates into the protein MTDPIEILIQGRAHDLGGGFPVRRVLPSVKRRMVDPFIFLDHFGPMNVPPGGGMQVRPHPHIGLATVSYLFEGGIFHRDSLGFAQAIRPGDVNWMTAGSGIVHSERTEPEMRRTGFRMHGVQTWVALPKSHEETAPAFEHIPAARLPSWHEGTASLRLVVGTYGGRTAPTTHFSPTFYVGADMAAGARIAVSPEHAERAVYVAHGEVAIGDRMLTASDLAVLTSGAAVPMIAGANGAKAMLLGGAPIDGPRHIWWNFVSSSKERIEKAKADWRDGRFARVPGDDEFTPLPER